In Micromonospora purpureochromogenes, a single window of DNA contains:
- a CDS encoding DUF4240 domain-containing protein: protein MDEFWALIERSAAVTARPDERLAWLTDRLAERPAAVAVDFAVRLDELRGRVDTWRHWGAALLICGGLCSDDGFHYFQAWLVGLGRAAFERVADDPDALADVPQVRCLAGRHPREWAEDEWPEWEGLDYVADEAYERVTGEEEGLDEAVEARRRELSSSPDPADERWDLGDPAELARRYPRLAAMFPLPDRARERVWETARP, encoded by the coding sequence ATGGACGAGTTCTGGGCGTTGATCGAGCGGTCCGCCGCCGTCACCGCCCGCCCCGACGAGCGGCTGGCCTGGCTCACCGACCGCCTGGCCGAGCGGCCCGCCGCCGTGGCGGTGGACTTCGCCGTCCGCCTCGACGAGCTGCGGGGCCGGGTCGACACCTGGCGGCACTGGGGCGCGGCGCTGCTGATCTGTGGCGGCCTCTGCTCCGACGACGGCTTCCACTACTTCCAGGCCTGGCTGGTCGGGCTCGGCCGGGCGGCCTTCGAACGGGTCGCCGACGACCCGGACGCGCTCGCCGACGTGCCGCAGGTGCGTTGCCTGGCCGGGCGGCATCCGCGCGAGTGGGCGGAGGACGAGTGGCCGGAGTGGGAGGGCCTGGACTACGTCGCGGACGAGGCGTACGAGCGGGTCACCGGCGAGGAGGAGGGCCTGGACGAGGCCGTCGAGGCCCGGAGGCGGGAGCTGAGTTCCTCACCCGACCCCGCCGACGAGCGGTGGGATCTCGGCGACCCGGCCGAACTGGCCCGCCGGTACCCGCGACTCGCCGCCATGTTCCCGCTGCCGGATCGCGCCCGGGAGCGGGTCTGGGAGACTGCCAGGCCATGA
- a CDS encoding ComEC/Rec2 family competence protein, producing the protein MEPSGEPPDLRLAGLAVAAWLAALACLHLAAPSAALLAATAAVLAALGAAHLLGALGRPAGPVRRYGWIAVAVLIGVVCGASATAARLHVRDAAPLRTLVDERARVTAELVLRDDPRPIRGAPGRPATLLVAAELTRLTESDGRRVSAPVRVLVLATDPAWRGRLPGQRLTAEGRLTAPRGGDLTAAVLIVPGPPMSHGPPPWLQRAAGTLRAGLQRACAPLPDDRGGLLPGLVVGDTSRLPATVEEDFRAAGMTHLNAVSGSNVAIVVGAVLLLVRWARAGPGVAAVLCGLALVGFVILVRPSPSVVRAATMGAIGLAALAAGRPRAALPALSAAVAVLVLMDPDLAGDAGFALSVLATGGLLLLAPRWRDALRRRGVPAGLAEALAVPAAAQLACGPVVAGISGTVSLVAVPANLLVVPAIAPATVLGVLAAAVSPVWPAGAEFAAWLASWPAWWLVTVARVGARLPAGTLPWPGGVPGALLLAGLTVALLLTIRRPVVRRLVAVGTAAVVLGTLPVRILASGWPPAGWVIVGCAVGQGDALVLPVAAGRAVVVDAGPEPSAVDGCLRRLGVREVSLLVVSHFHADHVGGVAGVFRGRRVVEVRTPGLAEPAAGRAHVAGAAAGAVVLRAAGAGWSYRVGGVELVALGPPYPLHGTRSDPNNNSLVLRATVAGVRILLAGDAETEEQRALLDRVPPDGLRAEVLKVAHHGSAYQDPAFLDAVRPAVALVEVGVDNDYGHPSASVLARLVRGGVRVLRTDTDGDVAVVTGRHGLAVVTRGVAPGRR; encoded by the coding sequence ATGGAACCAAGCGGTGAGCCGCCCGACCTGCGGCTCGCCGGCCTGGCGGTGGCGGCGTGGCTGGCCGCCTTGGCCTGCCTGCACCTCGCCGCGCCGTCGGCGGCGCTGCTCGCCGCCACCGCCGCCGTTCTCGCCGCCCTCGGCGCTGCCCACCTGCTCGGCGCGCTCGGCCGTCCGGCCGGGCCCGTCCGCCGGTACGGCTGGATCGCCGTCGCGGTGCTGATCGGGGTGGTCTGCGGCGCCAGCGCCACTGCCGCCCGCCTGCACGTCCGCGACGCCGCCCCGCTGCGCACGCTGGTCGACGAGCGGGCCCGGGTCACCGCCGAGCTGGTGCTCCGCGACGATCCCCGTCCGATCCGCGGCGCTCCCGGCCGGCCGGCGACGCTGCTGGTGGCCGCCGAGCTGACCCGCCTCACCGAGTCCGACGGCCGGCGGGTGAGCGCCCCGGTGCGGGTGCTGGTGCTGGCCACCGACCCGGCCTGGCGCGGGCGGCTGCCGGGGCAGCGGCTCACCGCCGAGGGGCGGCTGACCGCGCCGCGCGGTGGAGACCTGACCGCCGCCGTGCTGATCGTGCCGGGGCCGCCGATGTCGCACGGTCCACCGCCGTGGCTCCAGCGGGCCGCCGGGACGCTCCGCGCCGGCCTGCAACGGGCCTGCGCCCCGCTCCCGGACGACCGGGGCGGGCTGCTTCCGGGGCTGGTGGTGGGGGACACCAGCCGGCTGCCGGCCACGGTGGAGGAGGACTTCCGGGCCGCCGGGATGACGCACCTCAACGCCGTCTCCGGCTCCAACGTGGCGATCGTGGTGGGCGCGGTACTGCTCCTGGTCCGCTGGGCGCGGGCCGGCCCGGGCGTGGCGGCGGTGCTCTGCGGGCTGGCCCTGGTCGGCTTCGTGATCCTGGTCCGCCCCTCGCCGAGCGTGGTACGGGCCGCGACCATGGGGGCGATCGGGCTGGCGGCGCTGGCCGCCGGGCGGCCCCGGGCGGCGCTGCCCGCGCTGAGCGCCGCGGTGGCTGTGCTGGTGCTGATGGACCCGGACCTGGCCGGGGACGCCGGCTTCGCGCTCTCCGTGCTGGCCACCGGAGGACTGCTGCTGCTGGCGCCGAGGTGGCGGGACGCGCTGCGGCGGCGGGGCGTACCGGCGGGGCTGGCCGAGGCGCTGGCCGTCCCGGCGGCGGCGCAGCTCGCCTGCGGGCCGGTGGTGGCCGGCATCTCCGGCACGGTCAGCCTGGTCGCGGTGCCGGCGAACCTGCTGGTGGTGCCCGCCATCGCGCCCGCCACGGTGCTCGGGGTGCTGGCCGCCGCCGTCTCACCGGTCTGGCCGGCCGGCGCGGAGTTTGCCGCCTGGCTGGCGAGCTGGCCGGCCTGGTGGCTGGTGACGGTCGCCCGGGTCGGCGCGCGGCTGCCGGCGGGCACGCTGCCCTGGCCCGGCGGGGTGCCGGGTGCGCTGCTGCTGGCCGGGCTGACCGTGGCGCTGCTGCTCACCATCCGGCGGCCGGTGGTGCGCCGGCTGGTGGCGGTCGGCACCGCCGCAGTGGTGCTCGGGACCCTGCCCGTCCGGATCCTCGCCAGCGGGTGGCCGCCGGCCGGCTGGGTGATCGTCGGCTGCGCGGTGGGCCAGGGCGACGCCCTGGTGCTGCCGGTCGCGGCCGGTCGGGCCGTGGTGGTCGACGCCGGCCCGGAACCGTCCGCCGTGGACGGCTGCCTGCGCCGGCTCGGCGTACGGGAGGTGTCGCTGCTGGTGGTGAGCCACTTCCACGCCGACCATGTGGGCGGGGTCGCCGGGGTCTTCCGGGGGCGGCGGGTGGTCGAGGTGCGCACCCCGGGGCTGGCCGAGCCGGCGGCCGGGCGTGCCCACGTCGCCGGCGCGGCGGCCGGCGCCGTCGTCCTCCGGGCCGCCGGGGCCGGCTGGTCGTACCGGGTGGGCGGGGTGGAGCTGGTGGCGCTCGGTCCGCCGTACCCGCTGCACGGCACCCGGTCCGATCCGAACAACAACTCCCTGGTGCTGCGCGCCACCGTGGCCGGGGTGCGCATCCTGCTCGCCGGGGACGCCGAGACCGAGGAGCAGCGCGCCCTGCTGGACCGGGTGCCGCCTGACGGGCTGCGGGCCGAGGTGCTCAAGGTCGCCCACCACGGCAGCGCGTACCAGGATCCGGCGTTCCTCGACGCGGTCCGGCCTGCCGTGGCGCTGGTTGAGGTTGGCGTCGACAACGACTACGGACATCCCAGCGCGTCGGTGCTGGCCCGGCTGGTCCGGGGCGGCGTGCGGGTGCTGCGTACCGACACCGACGGGGACGTGGCGGTGGTGACCGGCCGGCACGGCTTGGCGGTGGTGACGCGGGGCGTTGCGCCGGGACGCCGGTGA
- a CDS encoding carbohydrate ABC transporter permease, with protein MSTLTKSTGTATVRKTSARRRPRVDHLPYLLLLPCLVVIGVLLLWPLGQVVAMSFYKLDSVRQLRGDREWPWVGLGNYTQILGDPFFRTVLRNTVLFAAANVVLTMILGTLVGLLLNRLGRRMATFVASCVMLAWATPALTGTIVWKWIFDDTSGLVTWLFNKLPDGLSTTLFGRSDWTGYGWFNSPLLFFAILTLVVVWHSFPFIAVSVLAGLKSVPSELHEAARVDGAGPWKVFWKITFPLLRPVFGILIVLSTIWDFKVFTQQFVLAGGTQDRPTFMLSIYSYAEAFSPPPKYGVGSAIAVILTLILLVVTGLYVRMVLKQGEDA; from the coding sequence GTGAGCACCCTGACCAAGTCCACCGGGACTGCCACCGTGCGGAAGACCTCCGCACGACGGCGGCCCCGCGTGGACCACCTGCCGTACCTGCTCCTGCTGCCCTGCCTGGTGGTCATCGGGGTGCTGCTGCTCTGGCCGCTCGGCCAGGTGGTGGCGATGTCGTTCTACAAGCTGGACAGCGTCCGGCAGCTGCGCGGCGACCGCGAGTGGCCGTGGGTGGGGCTGGGCAACTACACCCAGATCCTCGGCGACCCGTTCTTCCGTACGGTGCTGCGCAACACGGTGCTCTTCGCCGCCGCGAACGTGGTGCTGACGATGATCCTCGGCACCCTGGTCGGGCTGCTGCTCAACCGGCTCGGCCGGCGGATGGCCACCTTCGTGGCGAGCTGCGTCATGCTCGCCTGGGCCACCCCGGCGCTGACCGGCACGATCGTCTGGAAGTGGATCTTCGACGACACCAGCGGGCTGGTCACCTGGCTGTTCAACAAGCTGCCCGACGGGCTGTCGACCACGCTCTTCGGCCGCAGCGACTGGACCGGGTACGGCTGGTTCAACTCCCCGCTGCTCTTCTTCGCCATCCTCACCCTGGTGGTGGTCTGGCACTCCTTCCCGTTCATCGCGGTGAGCGTGCTCGCCGGGCTCAAGAGCGTGCCGAGCGAGCTGCACGAGGCGGCCCGGGTCGACGGGGCCGGGCCGTGGAAGGTGTTCTGGAAGATCACCTTCCCGTTGCTGCGGCCGGTCTTCGGGATCCTGATCGTGCTCAGCACCATCTGGGACTTCAAGGTCTTCACCCAGCAGTTCGTGCTGGCCGGCGGCACCCAGGACCGGCCGACGTTCATGCTCTCCATCTACTCGTACGCCGAGGCCTTCTCGCCGCCGCCCAAGTACGGCGTGGGCTCCGCGATCGCGGTCATCCTCACCCTGATCCTGCTGGTGGTGACCGGTCTCTACGTCCGCATGGTGCTCAAGCAGGGGGAGGACGCGTGA
- the rpsT gene encoding 30S ribosomal protein S20, with amino-acid sequence MANIKSQIKRNRQNEKRRLRNKSVKSSLKTAIRKFNEAAEAGDAEKATVLMRDAARKLDQAASKGVIHANQAANRKSAIAKRVGSLSV; translated from the coding sequence GTGGCGAACATCAAGTCCCAGATCAAGCGCAACCGGCAGAACGAGAAGCGCCGGCTGCGTAACAAGTCGGTCAAGTCGTCGCTGAAGACCGCCATCCGGAAGTTCAACGAGGCTGCGGAGGCCGGTGACGCCGAGAAGGCCACCGTTCTCATGCGTGACGCGGCCCGCAAGCTGGACCAGGCCGCCAGCAAGGGCGTCATCCACGCCAACCAGGCGGCTAACCGGAAGTCGGCGATCGCGAAGCGCGTCGGCTCGCTCTCGGTCTGA
- the lepA gene encoding translation elongation factor 4 has translation MPPKLDPGANAPGATDPGRIRNFGIIAHIDHGKSTLADRMLQLTGVVDPRQMRAQYLDRMDIERERGITIKSQAVRMPWTIREGDRAGEQAVLNMIDTPGHVDFTYEVSRSLAACEGAVLLVDAAQGIEAQTLANLYLALENDLRIIPVLNKIDLPAAQPEKYAEELAHLIGGDPADCIKVSGKTGEGVPYLLDEIVRQFRPPVGDADAPARAMIFDSVYDVYRGVVTYVRVIDGRISARDRIKMMSTGAVHELLEIGVISPEMVKAEALGVGEVGYLITGVKDVRQSRVGDTVTINSRPASQALGGYKDPKPMVYSGLYPIDGSDYPNLREALDKLKLNDAALDYEPETSGALGFGFRCGFLGLLHLEIIRERLEREYNLDLISTAPNVVYRALTEDGEEIVVTNPSEYPTGKIAEVYEPVVRATVLTPNDYVGAVMELCQGRRGSLLGMDYLSADRVELRYTLPLAEIIFDFFDQLKSRTKGYASLDYEPSGEQASDLVKVDILLHGEPVDAFSAIVHKDKAYNYGVSIAAKLRSLIPRQQFEVPIQAAIGSRVIARETIRAIRKDVLAKCYGGDISRKRKLLEKQKEGKKRMKMVGRVEVPQEAFIAALSSDSGDAKAPGKK, from the coding sequence GTGCCACCGAAGCTCGATCCCGGCGCGAACGCTCCTGGTGCCACCGACCCCGGCCGCATCCGGAACTTCGGCATCATCGCCCACATCGACCACGGGAAGTCGACCCTGGCCGACCGGATGTTGCAGCTCACCGGCGTGGTCGACCCCCGGCAGATGCGGGCGCAGTACCTCGACCGGATGGACATCGAGCGCGAGCGCGGCATCACCATCAAGAGCCAGGCCGTCCGGATGCCGTGGACCATCCGGGAGGGCGACCGGGCCGGCGAGCAGGCCGTGCTCAACATGATCGACACCCCGGGCCACGTCGACTTCACCTACGAGGTGTCCCGCTCGCTGGCCGCCTGCGAGGGTGCCGTGCTGCTGGTCGACGCCGCTCAGGGCATCGAGGCGCAGACGCTGGCGAACCTCTACCTCGCGCTCGAGAACGACCTGCGCATCATCCCGGTGCTCAACAAGATCGACCTGCCGGCCGCCCAGCCGGAGAAGTACGCCGAGGAGCTGGCGCACCTGATCGGCGGCGACCCGGCAGACTGCATCAAGGTCTCCGGCAAGACCGGCGAGGGGGTGCCGTACCTGCTCGACGAGATCGTCCGGCAGTTCCGGCCGCCCGTCGGCGACGCCGACGCGCCCGCCCGGGCGATGATCTTCGACTCGGTCTACGACGTCTACCGGGGCGTGGTCACCTACGTCCGGGTGATCGACGGGCGGATCAGCGCCCGCGACCGGATCAAGATGATGTCCACGGGTGCCGTGCACGAGCTGCTGGAGATCGGCGTCATCTCGCCCGAGATGGTGAAGGCCGAGGCGCTCGGCGTCGGCGAGGTCGGCTACCTGATCACCGGCGTGAAGGACGTCCGCCAGTCCCGGGTCGGTGACACGGTCACCATCAACTCCCGCCCGGCGAGCCAGGCCCTCGGCGGCTACAAGGACCCGAAGCCGATGGTCTACTCCGGCCTCTACCCGATCGACGGCTCGGACTACCCCAACCTGCGCGAGGCGCTGGACAAGCTCAAGCTCAACGACGCCGCGCTGGACTACGAGCCGGAGACCTCCGGCGCGCTCGGCTTCGGCTTCCGCTGTGGCTTCCTCGGCCTGCTGCACCTGGAGATCATCCGGGAGCGGCTGGAGCGGGAGTACAACCTCGACCTGATCTCCACCGCGCCGAACGTGGTCTACCGGGCCCTCACCGAGGACGGCGAGGAGATCGTGGTGACCAACCCGAGCGAGTACCCCACCGGCAAGATCGCCGAGGTGTACGAGCCGGTCGTGCGCGCCACCGTGCTGACCCCGAACGACTACGTGGGCGCGGTGATGGAGCTGTGCCAGGGCCGCCGGGGCAGCCTGCTCGGCATGGACTACCTCTCCGCCGACCGGGTGGAGCTGCGCTACACGCTGCCCCTCGCGGAGATCATCTTCGACTTCTTCGACCAGTTGAAGAGCCGCACCAAGGGCTACGCCTCGTTGGACTACGAGCCCTCCGGCGAGCAGGCGTCCGACCTGGTCAAGGTCGACATCCTGCTGCACGGCGAGCCGGTGGACGCGTTCAGCGCGATCGTGCACAAGGACAAGGCGTACAACTACGGGGTCAGCATCGCGGCCAAGCTGCGCAGCCTGATCCCGCGCCAGCAGTTCGAGGTGCCGATCCAGGCGGCCATCGGCAGCCGGGTGATCGCGCGGGAGACCATCCGGGCGATCCGCAAGGACGTGCTCGCCAAGTGCTACGGCGGTGACATCAGCCGTAAGCGCAAGCTGCTGGAGAAGCAGAAGGAAGGCAAGAAGCGGATGAAGATGGTCGGCCGGGTGGAGGTCCCCCAGGAGGCCTTCATCGCCGCCCTCTCCTCCGACTCCGGCGACGCCAAGGCGCCCGGCAAAAAGTAG
- a CDS encoding sugar ABC transporter substrate-binding protein — protein sequence MNRWKRLAPVTAVVASAAMVLAGCGGSGDDEAADKSKLTVWMMGEGSDAQTKFLDGVETEFRQKHPDTDVVVQYIPWLEAPKKFQAALAGGEGPDVTELGNTETQGWAAQEALADVTGKMSGWAESKDILPDLVKNAQLDGKQYGVPWYAGVRAIYYRTDWFAEAGVKTPTNWDELVAAAKAVQAKKPGTYGIALPGNSELPFYSFLWGAGGEIATNQGGSWKSGYTTPEAQKAVKFWTDLVTVHKVAPPAAAGWNEIDARTQFATGKAAMAFGGSWQGGAIKKDNPDIEKVWGTFPIPGPDGKPAPAFAGGSDIALWKDSKKQDLAWDYLTVLLNKKNAKAFASSLNFFPVYSDQVSGGEYANDKIMAAFATTMQNTKVTPLTPKWVEVSRTKTVTQAMNSSVMKGQKTVEQATADAAAEMESILNAK from the coding sequence GTGAACAGGTGGAAGCGGCTGGCTCCGGTCACCGCCGTCGTGGCCTCGGCCGCGATGGTGCTCGCCGGTTGCGGGGGCTCCGGCGACGACGAAGCGGCCGACAAGAGCAAGCTCACGGTCTGGATGATGGGCGAGGGCAGCGACGCCCAGACGAAGTTCCTCGACGGCGTCGAGACCGAGTTCCGGCAGAAGCACCCCGACACCGACGTGGTCGTCCAGTACATCCCCTGGCTGGAGGCGCCGAAGAAGTTCCAGGCGGCGCTCGCCGGCGGTGAGGGGCCGGACGTCACCGAGCTGGGCAACACCGAGACCCAGGGCTGGGCGGCCCAGGAGGCGCTCGCCGACGTCACCGGGAAGATGTCCGGCTGGGCGGAGAGCAAGGACATCCTGCCGGACCTGGTGAAGAACGCCCAGCTCGACGGCAAGCAGTACGGCGTCCCGTGGTACGCCGGCGTCCGCGCCATCTACTACCGCACCGACTGGTTCGCCGAGGCCGGCGTGAAGACGCCGACGAACTGGGACGAGCTGGTCGCCGCCGCCAAGGCCGTGCAGGCCAAGAAGCCGGGCACCTACGGCATCGCGCTGCCGGGCAACTCCGAGCTGCCCTTCTACTCGTTCCTCTGGGGCGCCGGCGGCGAGATCGCCACCAACCAGGGCGGCAGCTGGAAGTCCGGCTACACCACGCCGGAGGCGCAGAAGGCGGTCAAGTTCTGGACCGACCTGGTCACCGTGCACAAGGTCGCCCCGCCGGCCGCCGCCGGCTGGAACGAGATCGACGCCCGCACCCAGTTCGCCACCGGCAAGGCGGCGATGGCCTTCGGCGGTAGCTGGCAGGGCGGCGCCATCAAGAAGGACAACCCCGACATCGAGAAGGTCTGGGGCACCTTCCCGATCCCCGGCCCGGACGGCAAGCCGGCCCCGGCGTTCGCCGGCGGCTCCGACATCGCCCTCTGGAAGGACAGCAAGAAGCAGGACCTGGCGTGGGACTACCTCACCGTCCTGTTGAACAAGAAGAACGCGAAGGCCTTCGCCAGCAGCCTGAACTTCTTCCCGGTCTACTCCGACCAGGTCAGCGGCGGTGAGTACGCCAACGACAAGATCATGGCCGCGTTCGCCACCACCATGCAGAACACCAAGGTCACCCCGCTGACCCCGAAGTGGGTGGAGGTCAGCCGCACCAAGACGGTGACCCAGGCGATGAACAGCTCGGTGATGAAGGGTCAGAAGACGGTCGAGCAGGCCACCGCCGACGCCGCCGCCGAAATGGAAAGCATTCTCAACGCGAAGTGA
- a CDS encoding aminoglycoside phosphotransferase family protein: MVGVPALPPPPVPYHATAVRPDWSTLPAGLRAAVAARLGAPVVSARTATAGFTGGFAALLTGADGGRIFVKAADLTHQRHLADWYGREAAVLARLPAGLPVPRPRWALTASGWYALALDAVDGRTPRLPWDRTELDAVLAGYAELAAALADPPAELVALGLPHLADLARDDILWWGEVAAGREPVPPMPAAAHGRLTELVALESRLPGYAAAGRGLVHGDLRVDNVLLDAGGRAWFCDWNWICHGPAWFDLAGLLITGYADGLPVDAIFAGHPAAAGAPPDALDVTLAALAGYYLTSAAAGPPPAPPAPRPAPAVSPHLGAHQRFSGEQALHWLAVRQGWS, from the coding sequence ATGGTGGGCGTGCCCGCGCTCCCGCCGCCCCCGGTGCCGTACCACGCCACCGCCGTCCGGCCGGACTGGTCGACGCTGCCGGCCGGGCTGCGCGCCGCGGTGGCCGCCCGGCTCGGCGCGCCGGTGGTGTCGGCGCGGACCGCGACAGCGGGCTTCACCGGCGGGTTCGCCGCCCTGCTGACCGGCGCGGACGGCGGCCGGATCTTCGTCAAGGCCGCCGACCTGACCCACCAGCGGCACCTGGCCGACTGGTACGGCCGGGAGGCGGCGGTCCTCGCCCGGCTCCCGGCCGGCCTGCCGGTCCCCCGCCCACGCTGGGCGTTGACCGCGTCCGGCTGGTACGCGCTCGCCTTGGACGCCGTCGACGGCCGCACGCCCCGGCTGCCCTGGGACCGGACCGAGCTGGACGCCGTCCTCGCCGGGTACGCCGAGCTGGCCGCCGCGTTGGCCGACCCGCCCGCCGAGCTGGTCGCCCTCGGCCTGCCCCACCTGGCGGACCTGGCCCGCGACGACATCCTGTGGTGGGGCGAGGTGGCCGCCGGGCGCGAACCGGTGCCACCGATGCCGGCCGCCGCGCACGGCCGCCTGACCGAACTGGTCGCGCTGGAGTCCCGGCTGCCCGGGTACGCCGCCGCCGGCCGCGGCCTGGTCCACGGCGACCTACGGGTGGACAACGTGCTGCTCGACGCCGGCGGCCGGGCCTGGTTCTGCGACTGGAACTGGATCTGCCACGGCCCCGCCTGGTTCGACCTGGCCGGCCTGCTGATCACCGGGTACGCCGACGGGCTGCCCGTGGATGCGATCTTCGCCGGCCATCCGGCCGCGGCCGGCGCCCCGCCGGACGCCCTCGACGTGACGCTGGCCGCACTGGCCGGCTACTACCTCACCTCCGCCGCCGCCGGCCCACCACCGGCCCCACCCGCCCCGCGCCCCGCGCCGGCGGTCTCGCCCCACCTGGGGGCGCACCAGCGGTTCAGCGGGGAACAGGCGCTGCACTGGCTGGCCGTTCGGCAGGGCTGGAGCTGA
- a CDS encoding GlsB/YeaQ/YmgE family stress response membrane protein: protein MELTVWGIITAIVVGLIVGALGRLVVPGRQNMPIWLHMLIGIGAALLGTVLARAIGIATETSGIDWMELLVQVVLAAIAVALVAGVGRRRSITHR, encoded by the coding sequence GTGGAGCTCACCGTTTGGGGCATCATCACCGCGATCGTTGTTGGTCTCATCGTCGGCGCTCTTGGCCGCCTGGTCGTGCCGGGCCGTCAGAACATGCCGATCTGGCTGCACATGCTGATCGGTATCGGCGCGGCCCTGCTGGGCACCGTGCTGGCGCGGGCCATCGGCATCGCGACCGAGACCTCCGGCATCGACTGGATGGAACTGCTGGTGCAGGTCGTGCTGGCCGCCATCGCCGTGGCCCTGGTGGCCGGCGTGGGTCGTCGCCGCAGCATCACCCACCGGTAA
- a CDS encoding GlsB/YeaQ/YmgE family stress response membrane protein produces the protein MELTVWGIITAIVVGLIVGALGRLVVPGRQNMPIWLHMLIGIGAALLGTVLARAMGIATETSGIDWMELLVQVVLAAIAVALVAGVGRRRSVTHR, from the coding sequence GTGGAGCTCACCGTCTGGGGCATCATCACCGCCATCGTCGTCGGTCTCATCGTCGGCGCGCTGGGCCGCCTGGTCGTGCCGGGCCGGCAGAACATGCCGATCTGGCTGCACATGCTGATCGGTATCGGCGCGGCCCTGCTGGGCACCGTGCTGGCGCGTGCCATGGGCATCGCGACCGAGACCTCCGGCATCGACTGGATGGAACTGCTGGTTCAGGTCGTGCTGGCCGCCATCGCCGTGGCCCTGGTGGCCGGCGTGGGTCGTCGCCGCAGCGTCACCCACCGGTAA
- the holA gene encoding DNA polymerase III subunit delta has product MGGVTAASLPPILLVLGDEELLATRAVTEAVAKVRSVDPDVDVREYQAGALTVGEIAEMLSPSLFGGRRVLVLRAGQDARKDLATALLAYAKNPDPDVQLVVLHVGGAKGKAFADGLKAAGATVVPAMKLKGHRERVAFVREEIRRSGGKCTEDAAEALIAAVGGDLRDLAAACSQLIADTDGRIGADTVARYYRGRVEVTGFTVADATMIGDVPGALEALRWALHVGVDPVPIADALADGVRTVARVAAAGRGDPYQLASTLGMPAWKIKNAQQRARGWTPEGLVEAMRAAAECNAAVKGGADDRAYALEKAVFSVAAARRGGAR; this is encoded by the coding sequence ATGGGCGGCGTGACCGCCGCCAGCCTTCCTCCCATTCTGCTCGTCCTCGGCGACGAGGAGCTGCTCGCCACGCGCGCGGTGACGGAAGCGGTGGCGAAAGTCCGCAGCGTCGACCCAGACGTGGACGTCCGGGAGTACCAGGCCGGGGCGCTGACGGTCGGTGAGATCGCCGAGATGCTCAGCCCCTCGCTCTTCGGCGGGCGGCGGGTGCTGGTGCTCCGGGCCGGCCAGGACGCCCGGAAGGATCTCGCGACCGCGCTGCTCGCGTACGCGAAGAACCCCGACCCGGACGTCCAGCTGGTGGTGCTGCACGTGGGCGGGGCGAAGGGCAAGGCGTTCGCCGACGGGCTGAAGGCGGCCGGCGCCACCGTGGTGCCCGCGATGAAACTCAAGGGCCACCGGGAGCGGGTGGCGTTCGTCCGGGAAGAGATCCGCCGGAGCGGCGGGAAGTGCACCGAGGACGCCGCCGAGGCGCTGATCGCCGCCGTCGGCGGGGACCTGCGGGACCTGGCCGCCGCCTGCTCGCAGCTGATCGCCGACACCGACGGGCGGATCGGCGCCGACACCGTGGCCCGGTACTACCGGGGCCGGGTCGAGGTGACCGGCTTCACGGTCGCCGACGCGACCATGATCGGCGACGTCCCGGGGGCGCTGGAGGCGCTGCGCTGGGCCCTGCACGTCGGGGTCGACCCGGTGCCGATCGCCGACGCCCTCGCCGACGGAGTGCGCACCGTGGCCCGGGTCGCCGCCGCCGGCCGGGGCGACCCGTACCAGCTCGCCAGCACCCTCGGCATGCCCGCCTGGAAGATCAAGAACGCGCAGCAACGGGCCCGGGGCTGGACCCCCGAAGGCCTGGTCGAGGCGATGCGGGCGGCCGCCGAGTGCAACGCGGCGGTCAAGGGCGGCGCGGACGACCGGGCGTACGCGTTGGAGAAGGCGGTCTTCTCCGTCGCGGCCGCCCGGCGGGGCGGCGCCCGGTGA
- a CDS encoding DUF4240 domain-containing protein: MRTDDFWQLIDEARAGAGGEGDAVAARAVALLAERDPEDIVGYARHQQRVLSASYRVDLWGAAYLINGGASDDGFEYFRGWLMTQGRAVFARAVADPDSLAELPRVRAAALSGEEFECEDMLAVPWEAYRKATATELPAERDPVAVPDLNDFWDFDDEDEARRRLPRLAALFVEPPEE; the protein is encoded by the coding sequence ATGAGGACCGACGACTTCTGGCAGCTGATCGACGAGGCGCGGGCCGGCGCCGGGGGAGAGGGCGACGCGGTCGCCGCCCGCGCGGTCGCCCTGCTGGCCGAGCGGGACCCGGAGGACATCGTCGGGTACGCGCGCCACCAGCAGCGGGTCCTGTCCGCCTCCTACCGGGTCGACCTCTGGGGCGCGGCCTACCTGATCAACGGGGGCGCCTCGGACGACGGTTTCGAGTACTTCCGGGGCTGGCTGATGACCCAGGGCAGGGCGGTGTTCGCCCGGGCGGTGGCCGACCCGGACTCCCTGGCGGAGCTGCCCCGGGTGCGGGCCGCCGCGCTCAGCGGCGAGGAGTTCGAGTGCGAGGACATGCTCGCAGTGCCGTGGGAGGCGTACCGGAAGGCGACCGCGACCGAACTGCCGGCGGAGCGGGACCCGGTCGCGGTGCCCGACCTCAACGACTTCTGGGACTTCGACGACGAGGACGAGGCCCGGCGCCGGCTGCCCCGGCTGGCGGCGCTCTTCGTGGAGCCGCCGGAGGAGTGA